Proteins encoded within one genomic window of Jiangella mangrovi:
- the lat gene encoding L-lysine 6-transaminase, whose amino-acid sequence MAEQLTITAAEVHAVLGKHLLTDGFKLVLDTDASQGSWLVDARDGKRYLDMYTFFASAPLGCNPPGLVDDIAFMDLLGRVAANKPANPDIYSIHLAEFTETFVRVLGDPRLPHLFFVEGGALAVENALKVAFDWKSRQNEANGRDPRLGTRVMHLTRAFHGRSGYTMSLTNTEPNKTARFPQFDWPRIDVPAITFPLEDHLAEVEAAEQHALEQARAAFAAHPHDIAAFICEPIQGEGGDNHMRPEFLQAMQALVHQHDALFIVDEVQTGAGTTGSAWAYQQLGLKPDVVAFSKKTQVGGVMAGGRVDEVPDNVFTVSGRINSTWGGGLADMVRSRRLLEIIEKDGLIEAAGPKGERFLAGLRAVATETGAVSNVRGRGLMLACDLPDGATRDAVVADLRENEQVIALPCGGRAIRFRPALSVTDDEIDLAVAALGRAVARQFASV is encoded by the coding sequence GTGGCCGAACAGCTCACCATCACCGCCGCCGAGGTCCACGCCGTGCTGGGCAAGCACCTGCTGACCGACGGCTTCAAGCTGGTCCTCGACACCGACGCGAGCCAGGGCAGCTGGCTGGTCGACGCGCGCGACGGCAAGCGCTACCTCGACATGTACACGTTCTTCGCGTCCGCGCCGCTGGGCTGCAACCCGCCCGGCCTGGTCGACGACATCGCGTTCATGGACCTGCTGGGCCGGGTCGCCGCGAACAAGCCGGCCAACCCCGACATCTACTCGATCCACCTCGCCGAGTTCACCGAGACGTTCGTCCGGGTGCTCGGCGACCCGCGGCTGCCGCACCTGTTCTTCGTCGAGGGCGGCGCGCTCGCCGTCGAGAACGCGCTCAAGGTCGCCTTCGACTGGAAGAGCCGGCAGAACGAGGCGAACGGCCGCGACCCGCGCCTGGGCACCCGCGTCATGCACCTCACCCGCGCCTTCCACGGCCGCAGCGGCTACACCATGTCGCTGACGAACACCGAGCCGAACAAGACCGCCCGGTTCCCGCAGTTCGACTGGCCGCGCATCGACGTCCCGGCCATCACGTTCCCGCTCGAGGACCACCTGGCCGAGGTCGAGGCGGCGGAACAGCACGCCCTCGAGCAGGCCCGCGCCGCCTTCGCGGCCCACCCGCACGACATCGCCGCATTCATCTGCGAGCCCATCCAGGGCGAGGGCGGCGACAACCACATGCGCCCCGAGTTCCTGCAGGCCATGCAGGCCCTCGTGCACCAGCACGACGCCCTGTTCATCGTCGACGAGGTCCAGACCGGCGCCGGCACCACGGGGTCCGCCTGGGCGTACCAGCAGCTCGGCCTGAAGCCCGACGTCGTCGCGTTCTCGAAGAAGACCCAGGTCGGCGGCGTCATGGCCGGCGGCCGGGTCGACGAGGTCCCCGACAACGTCTTCACCGTGTCCGGCCGCATCAACTCCACGTGGGGCGGCGGGCTCGCCGACATGGTCCGGTCGCGCCGGCTGCTCGAGATCATCGAGAAGGACGGGCTCATCGAGGCCGCCGGCCCCAAGGGCGAGCGGTTCCTTGCCGGGCTGCGCGCCGTCGCCACCGAGACCGGCGCCGTCAGCAACGTGCGCGGCCGCGGCCTCATGCTCGCCTGCGACCTGCCCGACGGCGCCACCCGCGACGCCGTCGTGGCCGACCTTCGCGAGAACGAGCAGGTCATCGCCCTTCCCTGTGGCGGGCGCGCGATCCGCTTCCGTCCCGCACTGTCGGTGACCGATGATGAGATCGACCTCGCCGTCGCGGCGCTCGGCCGCGCCGTCGCCCGTCAGTTCGCCAGCGTCTGA
- a CDS encoding aldehyde dehydrogenase family protein, with protein MTRTVTSVVDGKAVFDSTQPIAQSLNPADLDDVVGEVALAPGRIFTAAAVVARNAQRAWADIPAPVRGRAIAHIGRVVEENAESLARLVTREIGKPYAEALGEVREIVDTCDFFLGEGRRLYGQTVPSEMPDKQLFTFRNPVGTVAVITAGNFPVAVPSWYIVPALLTGNTIVWKPAEYSAVVSNAFHDLFVKGGGLPDGVFNLVHADGAETYAGLQESLELGYIDKVGFTGSSEVGREIGALTGRHLQTACLELGGKNPLVIAPSADLDLAVEGALFSGFGTAGQRCTSLGTVIVHESLHDEFIRRYGAAVDAAAVGDPTQDVLMGPLLDAKFAERYEKFLGWVQPQHTVLGRTGRITGANPRDGFVGDPAKGLFYHPVVVDGVSPGDELFDQETFGPIVGVTSYSTLDEAIDLANAPGYGLSSSIYTTDPADAFAYRRGISAGMVSINNSTSGAEAHLPFGGNGKSGNGSRQSGMWVLDQFTRWQSVNWDYSGRLQKAQMDVADLDADLAFRLDES; from the coding sequence GTGACCCGCACCGTCACCTCCGTCGTCGACGGCAAGGCCGTCTTTGATTCGACACAGCCGATCGCGCAATCGCTCAACCCGGCTGACCTCGACGACGTCGTCGGCGAGGTCGCCCTCGCGCCGGGACGCATCTTCACCGCCGCCGCCGTCGTCGCCCGCAATGCTCAGCGCGCGTGGGCCGACATCCCGGCGCCGGTCCGCGGCCGGGCCATCGCCCACATCGGCCGCGTGGTCGAGGAGAACGCCGAGTCGCTGGCCCGGCTGGTGACCCGCGAGATCGGCAAGCCGTACGCCGAGGCCCTCGGCGAGGTCCGCGAGATCGTCGACACCTGCGACTTCTTCCTGGGCGAGGGCCGGCGTCTCTACGGCCAGACGGTGCCCAGCGAGATGCCCGACAAGCAGCTGTTCACGTTCCGCAACCCGGTCGGCACGGTCGCCGTCATCACCGCCGGCAACTTCCCGGTGGCGGTGCCGTCCTGGTACATCGTCCCGGCGCTGCTCACCGGCAACACCATCGTCTGGAAGCCGGCCGAGTACTCCGCGGTCGTCTCCAACGCCTTCCACGACCTGTTCGTCAAGGGCGGCGGGCTGCCCGACGGCGTGTTCAACCTGGTGCACGCCGACGGCGCCGAGACGTACGCCGGCCTGCAGGAGTCGCTCGAGCTCGGCTACATCGACAAGGTCGGCTTCACCGGCTCGTCCGAGGTGGGCCGCGAGATCGGCGCGCTCACGGGCCGGCACCTGCAGACCGCCTGCCTCGAGCTGGGCGGCAAGAACCCGCTGGTCATCGCTCCGAGCGCCGACCTCGACCTCGCCGTCGAGGGCGCGCTGTTCTCCGGCTTCGGCACCGCCGGGCAGCGCTGCACGTCGCTGGGCACGGTCATCGTGCACGAGTCGCTGCACGACGAGTTCATCCGCCGCTACGGCGCGGCGGTCGACGCCGCCGCCGTCGGCGACCCGACGCAGGACGTCCTCATGGGCCCGCTGCTCGACGCCAAGTTCGCTGAGCGGTACGAGAAGTTCCTCGGCTGGGTCCAGCCGCAGCACACCGTGCTCGGGCGCACCGGCCGCATCACCGGCGCCAACCCGCGCGACGGCTTCGTCGGCGACCCCGCGAAGGGTCTCTTCTACCACCCGGTGGTCGTCGACGGCGTCAGCCCCGGCGACGAGCTGTTCGACCAGGAGACGTTCGGCCCCATCGTCGGCGTCACCTCGTACTCGACGCTCGACGAGGCCATCGACCTCGCCAACGCGCCCGGCTACGGCCTGTCCAGCAGCATCTACACCACCGACCCGGCTGACGCGTTCGCGTACCGGCGCGGCATCTCCGCCGGCATGGTGAGCATCAACAACTCCACGTCCGGCGCCGAGGCGCACCTGCCGTTCGGCGGCAACGGCAAGTCCGGCAACGGGTCGCGGCAGTCCGGCATGTGGGTGCTCGACCAGTTCACCCGCTGGCAGTCGGTCAACTGGGACTACTCCGGGCGGCTGCAGAAGGCGCAGATGGACGTCGCCGACCTCGACGCGGATCTGGCCTTCCGGCTCGACGAGTCGTGA
- a CDS encoding thiamine pyrophosphate-dependent enzyme produces MSTTAALEESLLAAISALPAGTASAAGSAGVLQGVFDAQVTSRHLDVVARELQAAGRGFYTIGSAGHEANALVATALRPSDPALLHYRSGGFYAARAAQVPGSTPVRDVLQSLMGAADEPIAGGRHKVFGNAALSVIPQTSTIASHLPRAVGLAIALHRAHRLGVSVPWPDDAVVACSFGDASANHSTAVGAINAALNTAFRGLPVPVLFVCEDNGLGISVPTPAGWVETAYGSRPGLTYVRVDGSDPLTALTGARRAVGYVRSERKPAFLHLQTVRYLGHAGSDAEISYRTTTEIAADHARDPILGTARALVAAGAATPAELLTRYRELRAEVDAVASSLRGARTLGSAPEIVAPLSPRTPDAVAVAARSLYDESRGGEPATLAESINATLSAALERDRRVVVFGEDVGRKGGVYGVTRGLARKHGRARVFDTLLDEQSILGLGLGAGLAGLLPVPEIQYLAYLHNAEDQLRGEAASLAFFSTGQYRNPLVVRIAGLAYQRGFGGHFHNDNGVAVLRDIPGLVVACPSRGDDAAAMLRTCLAAAVVDGTVSAFLEPIALYHTRDLHGDGDGAWLSVDGGEHVPIGRARVYGAGADLTIVTFGNGVPMSLRVAKRLAERDIAAQVLDLRWLAPLPVEDIVREANLTGRVLVADETRHSGGVGEGVITALVEAGYQGRIARVASHDSFVPLGSAANHVLLGEQDIERAAVELAEKE; encoded by the coding sequence GTGAGCACCACCGCCGCGCTCGAGGAGTCGCTGCTTGCGGCGATCTCGGCGCTGCCCGCGGGGACGGCGTCGGCTGCCGGTTCCGCCGGGGTGCTGCAGGGCGTCTTCGACGCGCAGGTGACCAGCCGGCACCTCGACGTCGTCGCGCGTGAGCTGCAGGCGGCGGGGCGCGGCTTCTACACCATCGGGTCAGCGGGGCACGAGGCGAACGCGCTGGTCGCGACGGCGCTTCGGCCCAGCGACCCGGCGCTGCTGCATTACCGCTCGGGCGGCTTCTACGCCGCCCGGGCGGCCCAGGTGCCGGGCAGCACGCCGGTCCGCGACGTGCTGCAAAGCCTCATGGGCGCCGCCGACGAGCCGATCGCCGGCGGGCGGCACAAGGTGTTCGGGAACGCGGCGCTGTCGGTCATCCCGCAGACGTCGACCATCGCCTCGCATCTGCCGCGCGCGGTCGGGCTGGCCATCGCGCTGCACCGGGCGCACCGGCTCGGCGTGTCCGTGCCCTGGCCGGACGACGCCGTCGTCGCGTGCTCGTTCGGCGACGCGTCGGCCAACCACTCGACCGCCGTCGGGGCGATCAACGCCGCCCTGAACACGGCGTTCCGCGGGCTGCCGGTGCCGGTGCTGTTCGTCTGCGAGGACAACGGGCTCGGCATCTCGGTCCCGACGCCGGCCGGCTGGGTCGAGACGGCGTACGGGTCGCGGCCGGGGCTCACCTACGTGCGGGTCGACGGGTCGGACCCGTTGACGGCGCTCACGGGGGCTCGGCGGGCGGTGGGCTACGTCCGGTCCGAGCGCAAGCCCGCGTTCCTGCACCTGCAGACCGTCCGCTACCTCGGGCACGCCGGCAGCGACGCGGAGATCAGCTACCGCACGACCACCGAGATCGCGGCCGACCACGCCCGCGACCCGATCCTGGGGACGGCGCGCGCACTGGTCGCCGCGGGGGCCGCGACGCCGGCCGAGCTGCTGACCCGGTACCGCGAGCTGCGGGCCGAGGTCGACGCCGTCGCCTCGTCGTTGCGGGGCGCCCGCACCCTCGGGTCCGCGCCCGAGATCGTCGCCCCGCTCTCCCCGCGCACACCGGACGCCGTCGCCGTCGCCGCCCGTTCGCTCTATGACGAATCGCGCGGCGGCGAGCCGGCGACGCTGGCCGAGTCGATCAACGCCACGCTGTCGGCGGCGCTCGAGCGTGACCGCCGGGTCGTCGTCTTCGGCGAGGACGTGGGGCGCAAGGGCGGCGTCTACGGCGTCACCCGCGGCCTGGCGCGCAAGCACGGCCGGGCCCGGGTCTTCGACACGCTGCTGGACGAGCAGTCGATCCTCGGCCTCGGGCTGGGCGCGGGCCTGGCCGGGCTGCTCCCCGTCCCCGAGATCCAGTACCTCGCCTACCTGCACAACGCCGAGGACCAGCTGCGCGGCGAGGCGGCGTCGCTGGCGTTCTTCTCCACCGGGCAGTACCGCAACCCGCTGGTCGTGCGGATCGCCGGGCTGGCCTACCAGCGCGGGTTCGGCGGGCACTTCCACAACGACAACGGCGTCGCCGTGCTGCGCGACATCCCGGGCCTGGTGGTCGCCTGCCCGTCGCGCGGTGACGACGCCGCCGCCATGCTGCGGACGTGTCTGGCGGCCGCTGTGGTCGATGGAACCGTCTCGGCGTTCCTCGAGCCGATCGCGCTCTACCACACCCGTGACCTGCATGGGGACGGCGACGGCGCCTGGCTCTCTGTTGACGGTGGGGAGCATGTGCCGATCGGCCGGGCGCGTGTGTACGGGGCGGGTGCCGACCTGACCATCGTCACCTTCGGAAACGGCGTGCCGATGAGCCTGCGGGTCGCGAAGCGGCTGGCCGAGCGGGACATCGCGGCGCAGGTGCTGGACCTGCGCTGGCTGGCGCCGCTGCCGGTCGAAGACATCGTCCGCGAGGCCAACCTCACCGGCAGAGTGCTGGTGGCCGACGAGACCCGCCACTCCGGCGGGGTCGGCGAGGGCGTCATCACCGCGCTGGTCGAGGCCGGCTACCAGGGCCGCATCGCCCGGGTCGCCAGCCACGACAGCTTCGTGCCGCTGGGCAGCGCCGCGAACCACGTGCTGCTCGGCGAGCAGGACATCGAGAGGGCCGCCGTCGAGCTGGCCGAGAAGGAGTGA
- a CDS encoding acyl-CoA dehydrogenase family protein, whose translation MTSPLELLSAEHLLSEEERDLRDAVAHFVDDRVRPSIADWYESGLSPSAVRDLALEAGKLGLLGMHLTGYGCAGTNAVSYGLACMELEAGDSGVRSLVSVQGSLAMFAIWKFGSEEQKQQWLPGMASGELIGCFGLTEPDFGSNPGGMRTRARRDGDDWVLDGTKMWITNGSVADVAVVWARCVDDDAVRGFLVPAGTPGFSAPSIGRKLSLRASVTSELVLEGVRLPADAVLPEVSSLRGPLSCLNEARFGIVFGALGAARDCLAAALSYVGTREVFDRPLASFQLTQAKLADMALELQKGYLLALHLGRLKDSGSLTPQQVSLGKLNNVREALAIARECRTILGANGITLEYPVLRHANNLESVLTYEGTSEVHQLVIGQALTGHSAFS comes from the coding sequence ATGACCTCGCCCCTGGAACTGCTGAGCGCCGAGCACCTGCTCAGCGAGGAGGAGCGCGACCTGCGCGACGCCGTCGCCCACTTCGTCGACGACCGCGTCCGCCCGTCGATCGCGGACTGGTACGAGTCCGGGCTGTCGCCGTCCGCGGTGCGCGACCTGGCCCTCGAGGCCGGGAAGCTCGGGCTGCTCGGCATGCACCTGACCGGCTACGGCTGCGCCGGCACCAACGCCGTCTCGTACGGCCTCGCCTGCATGGAGCTGGAGGCCGGCGACTCCGGCGTCCGCTCGCTGGTGTCGGTGCAGGGGTCGCTGGCGATGTTCGCGATCTGGAAGTTCGGCTCCGAGGAGCAGAAGCAGCAGTGGCTGCCGGGGATGGCGTCCGGCGAGCTGATCGGGTGCTTCGGGCTGACCGAGCCCGACTTCGGCTCCAACCCGGGCGGCATGCGCACCCGCGCCCGCCGCGACGGCGACGACTGGGTGCTCGACGGCACCAAGATGTGGATCACCAACGGCTCGGTCGCCGACGTCGCGGTGGTGTGGGCGCGCTGTGTCGACGACGATGCCGTGCGCGGCTTCCTGGTGCCGGCGGGGACGCCCGGGTTCTCGGCACCTTCGATCGGGCGCAAGCTGTCGCTGCGGGCGTCGGTGACGAGCGAGCTCGTGCTGGAGGGAGTCCGGCTGCCCGCCGACGCCGTCCTGCCCGAGGTGTCCTCGCTGCGGGGGCCGCTGTCGTGCCTGAACGAGGCCCGCTTCGGCATCGTGTTCGGCGCGCTGGGCGCCGCGCGGGACTGCCTGGCGGCGGCCCTGTCGTACGTCGGGACCCGCGAAGTGTTCGACCGGCCGCTCGCGTCGTTCCAGCTCACCCAGGCCAAGCTCGCCGACATGGCGCTGGAGCTGCAGAAGGGCTACCTGCTGGCCCTGCACCTCGGCCGGCTGAAGGACTCGGGTTCGCTGACGCCGCAGCAGGTGAGCCTCGGGAAGCTGAACAACGTCCGCGAGGCGCTCGCGATCGCCCGCGAGTGCCGGACGATCCTGGGTGCCAACGGCATCACGCTGGAGTACCCGGTGCTGCGCCACGCCAACAACCTCGAGTCGGTGCTGACGTACGAGGGCACCAGCGAGGTGCACCAGCTGGTCATCGGCCAGGCCCTGACCGGCCACAGCGCCTTCAGCTGA
- a CDS encoding AsnC family transcriptional regulator — protein sequence MEDIDRKIVALLMRDGRMSYTDLGKSTGLSTSAVHQRVRRLEERGVIRGYSVVVDHEAVGLPLTAFISIKPIDPSQPDDSPDRLAGIPEIEACYSVAGDENYILKVRVGRPADLEDLLARIRSSANVSTRTTIVLSTAYENRPMTA from the coding sequence GTGGAGGACATCGACAGGAAGATCGTGGCGTTGCTGATGCGGGACGGCCGGATGAGCTACACCGATCTCGGCAAGTCCACCGGCCTGTCCACGTCGGCCGTGCACCAGCGCGTCCGACGGCTCGAGGAGCGCGGCGTCATCCGCGGCTACTCGGTCGTCGTCGACCACGAGGCGGTGGGGCTCCCGCTGACGGCGTTCATCTCCATCAAGCCGATCGACCCGAGCCAGCCCGACGACTCACCGGACCGGCTGGCCGGCATCCCCGAGATCGAGGCCTGCTACTCCGTCGCCGGCGACGAGAACTACATCCTCAAGGTGCGGGTGGGGCGTCCCGCCGACCTCGAGGACCTGCTGGCCCGCATCCGGTCGTCGGCGAACGTCTCCACCCGCACCACCATCGTCCTGTCGACGGCCTACGAGAACCGCCCCATGACAGCCTGA
- a CDS encoding peptidase M6, translating to MSRRLVALITLLTALLIAPTPAQADTVAPDHDHAQACALPGVPGEPGGTDRKNWWGDGGHETRWERYVPPVGQVRAIMLFVDFPDAVASANAAPYDDTGYYYDYLRPGAEWLERSSYGRLDFEVTPTRQWVRMPQASTTYGFARTMTLSTQTEYVRDAVEAADHLVDYSQYDVVLVVPPRNASAISFSPGYVSGPGDEIIADGTWVRHGVTFGQDMRSWGSKLLSHEAGHIFGLADLYVEPGDQHRAVRGWDLMGNIGGHAPDFFAWHKWKMGWLDDDQIDCVTGPGVSQHRLTAVERFPYGTKAVVIRTSETTAYVVESRRRFEHDVQACSTGALVYSVDSQKRSAQAPIWVVDASPGAGGSTRQCTDLDHATLSLDGVTSLTLPEGITVEIVRQSGLSDTVTVTWPGD from the coding sequence ATGAGCCGCAGACTCGTCGCCCTGATCACCCTCCTCACCGCCCTCCTGATCGCCCCCACCCCGGCGCAAGCCGACACCGTCGCGCCCGACCACGACCATGCCCAGGCGTGCGCCCTGCCCGGCGTCCCCGGCGAGCCCGGCGGCACCGACCGGAAGAACTGGTGGGGCGACGGCGGCCACGAGACCCGCTGGGAGCGCTACGTCCCGCCCGTTGGCCAGGTCCGCGCGATCATGCTGTTCGTCGACTTCCCCGACGCGGTCGCCTCGGCCAACGCGGCGCCGTACGACGACACCGGCTACTACTACGACTACCTGCGCCCGGGCGCGGAGTGGCTGGAGCGCTCGTCCTACGGGAGGCTCGACTTCGAGGTCACGCCGACCCGGCAGTGGGTCCGGATGCCGCAGGCCAGCACCACCTACGGCTTCGCCCGCACCATGACGCTGTCGACCCAGACCGAGTACGTGCGCGACGCCGTCGAGGCCGCGGACCACCTGGTCGACTACTCGCAGTACGACGTCGTCCTCGTCGTGCCGCCGCGCAACGCGTCGGCCATCAGCTTCTCGCCGGGCTACGTGTCGGGGCCGGGCGACGAGATCATCGCCGACGGCACCTGGGTGCGCCACGGCGTCACGTTCGGCCAGGACATGCGCAGCTGGGGCAGCAAGCTGCTCAGCCACGAGGCCGGCCACATCTTCGGGCTGGCCGACCTCTACGTCGAGCCGGGCGACCAGCACCGCGCGGTCCGCGGCTGGGACCTCATGGGCAACATCGGCGGCCACGCGCCGGACTTCTTCGCCTGGCACAAGTGGAAGATGGGGTGGCTCGACGACGACCAGATCGACTGCGTGACGGGTCCGGGCGTCAGCCAGCACCGGCTCACGGCGGTCGAGCGGTTCCCGTACGGCACGAAGGCGGTCGTCATCCGGACCAGCGAGACGACGGCGTACGTCGTCGAGAGCCGCCGGAGGTTCGAGCACGACGTCCAGGCCTGCAGCACGGGGGCGCTGGTGTACTCGGTGGACTCGCAGAAGCGGTCGGCGCAGGCACCGATCTGGGTGGTCGACGCCAGCCCCGGCGCCGGCGGCAGCACCCGTCAGTGCACCGATCTGGACCACGCCACGCTCTCGCTCGACGGCGTCACCTCGCTCACGCTGCCCGAGGGCATCACCGTCGAGATCGTCCGCCAGTCCGGCCTGAGCGACACCGTTACGGTCACCTGGCCCGGCGACTGA
- a CDS encoding aminotransferase class V-fold PLP-dependent enzyme: MDLAAARALFSPDPGWLNTASYGLPPSTAWAALQAALDEWRHGRVSWEGWGESTARARTAFARLVHADEADVTTGAQVSQLVGQLAASVPDGTVVLAPEEDFTSLLFPWFAQQHRGVVVRTAPAATLADAVTPDVDVVAFSLVQSATGAVADVDAVVAAAGEAGASTVVDATQAVGWLPVDARRFDALVAGGYKWQLSPRGTAFLVTTAQLRSRVVPSQAGWWAGEDPFGSYYGPPLRLAADARRLDLSPAWFSWVGAAPALELLASVGVDAVHDWNVGLANRFLDGLGLAPGDSAIVSVDVPGAQERLEAAGVRAAVRGGRLRASFHLYSTEDDVDRAVEALTS, encoded by the coding sequence ATGGACCTGGCAGCGGCGCGCGCCCTCTTCTCCCCCGACCCCGGCTGGCTGAACACCGCGAGCTACGGCCTGCCGCCGTCCACCGCGTGGGCGGCGCTGCAGGCCGCGCTCGACGAGTGGCGGCACGGCCGGGTGTCGTGGGAGGGCTGGGGCGAGTCGACAGCGCGGGCGCGGACGGCGTTCGCTCGGCTCGTGCACGCCGACGAGGCCGACGTGACGACGGGCGCCCAGGTGTCGCAGCTGGTCGGGCAGCTGGCCGCGTCGGTGCCGGACGGGACCGTCGTGCTGGCGCCCGAGGAGGACTTCACCTCGCTGCTCTTCCCCTGGTTCGCCCAGCAGCACCGCGGTGTGGTGGTGCGGACGGCGCCCGCCGCGACCCTCGCCGACGCCGTCACGCCCGACGTCGACGTGGTCGCGTTCAGCCTCGTGCAGTCCGCCACGGGCGCTGTGGCCGACGTCGACGCCGTCGTCGCCGCGGCAGGTGAGGCAGGCGCATCGACGGTCGTCGATGCGACCCAGGCGGTCGGCTGGCTGCCGGTCGACGCCCGGCGGTTCGACGCCCTGGTCGCGGGCGGGTACAAGTGGCAGCTCTCGCCGCGTGGGACGGCGTTCCTGGTCACGACGGCGCAGCTGCGGTCGCGGGTGGTGCCGTCGCAGGCCGGGTGGTGGGCGGGCGAGGACCCGTTCGGCTCGTACTACGGGCCGCCGCTGCGCCTCGCCGCCGACGCGCGACGGCTGGACCTGTCGCCCGCGTGGTTCTCCTGGGTCGGCGCCGCGCCGGCGCTGGAGCTGCTCGCATCGGTGGGCGTCGATGCGGTGCACGACTGGAACGTGGGGCTGGCGAACCGGTTCCTCGACGGGCTCGGGCTGGCGCCGGGCGACTCCGCGATCGTGTCGGTGGACGTGCCCGGCGCGCAGGAGCGGCTCGAGGCGGCCGGCGTGCGGGCGGCGGTGCGCGGCGGCCGGCTGCGCGCGTCGTTCCACCTGTACTCCACCGAGGACGACGTCGACCGCGCCGTCGAGGCCCTGACCAGCTGA
- a CDS encoding FAD-binding oxidoreductase: MNTLDGFRTSLTGRAYKPGDDGYDDVRRPWNLLIDQHPGVVVAAETPADVQAAVRLARERGLPFAVQSSGHGAVRGNDDGVVVNVTRLTGVEVDAERKVARIVGGTRWREVLEATAPHQLAGLSGTAPTVGAVGYSMGAGLGLLLRSHGFAADSIVAADVVTAGGELVRASADENPDLLWALKGGGGNFGVVTALEVRLHHVPAVHNGTMIYPGARAAEVLRTWADWTGQVSDDVSAAAMVMTVPPAPTVPEPLRGQHVVMLRATIAADHGAELDALRSALGEPIADMFRTMTYLEAALSGSEPTDPMPAAGRSTALGELSDDVIGALVGLTEPGSPVPGIEIRHLGGAAAKEQDSPVSHRDAPYIAAAHAMAATPEQLATVEERLDHGFAALGDAARPHGFLNFLEPGSTPEVVKAAYSPAAYQRLQQVKTAWDPENLFQYTHNIPPAT; the protein is encoded by the coding sequence ATGAACACCCTCGACGGCTTCCGCACCTCCCTGACCGGCCGGGCCTACAAGCCCGGAGACGACGGCTACGACGACGTCCGGCGGCCGTGGAACCTGCTCATCGACCAGCACCCCGGCGTGGTGGTGGCGGCCGAGACCCCGGCCGACGTCCAGGCGGCGGTCCGGCTGGCCCGCGAGCGCGGCCTGCCGTTCGCCGTCCAGTCCTCCGGCCACGGCGCCGTGCGCGGCAACGACGACGGCGTCGTCGTCAACGTCACCCGGCTCACGGGGGTCGAGGTCGACGCCGAGCGCAAGGTCGCCCGCATCGTCGGCGGCACCCGCTGGCGCGAGGTCCTCGAGGCGACCGCCCCGCACCAGCTCGCCGGCCTGTCCGGCACGGCGCCCACCGTCGGTGCCGTCGGCTACTCCATGGGCGCCGGCCTGGGCCTGCTGCTGCGCAGCCACGGCTTCGCCGCCGACAGCATCGTGGCGGCCGACGTCGTCACCGCCGGCGGCGAGCTGGTGCGGGCGAGCGCCGACGAGAACCCCGACCTGCTGTGGGCGCTCAAGGGCGGCGGCGGCAACTTCGGCGTGGTGACGGCGCTCGAGGTGCGGCTGCACCACGTGCCGGCCGTCCACAACGGCACCATGATCTACCCCGGCGCGCGGGCCGCCGAGGTGCTGCGCACCTGGGCCGACTGGACTGGCCAGGTCTCCGACGACGTCTCCGCGGCGGCCATGGTCATGACGGTCCCGCCGGCGCCGACGGTGCCCGAGCCGCTGCGCGGCCAGCACGTCGTCATGCTGCGGGCCACCATCGCCGCCGACCACGGCGCCGAGCTCGACGCGCTGCGCTCCGCGCTCGGCGAGCCCATCGCCGACATGTTCCGCACCATGACGTACCTCGAGGCGGCGCTCTCGGGCAGCGAGCCCACCGACCCCATGCCGGCGGCCGGGCGCAGCACCGCGCTGGGCGAACTGAGCGACGACGTCATCGGCGCGCTGGTGGGGCTGACCGAGCCGGGCTCGCCGGTCCCGGGCATCGAGATCCGCCACCTCGGCGGCGCCGCGGCCAAAGAGCAGGACAGCCCCGTCTCGCACCGCGACGCCCCGTACATCGCGGCGGCGCACGCCATGGCCGCCACACCGGAGCAACTGGCCACCGTCGAGGAGCGCCTCGACCACGGCTTCGCCGCCCTCGGCGACGCCGCCCGGCCGCACGGGTTCCTCAACTTCCTCGAGCCTGGCTCCACGCCCGAGGTGGTGAAGGCCGCCTACTCCCCTGCCGCCTACCAGCGGCTGCAGCAGGTCAAGACGGCTTGGGACCCCGAGAACCTGTTCCAGTACACCCACAACATCCCGCCGGCGACCTGA